Within the Thermostichus lividus PCC 6715 genome, the region CCCCGATGCAAGTAGCCAATGACGGGTTCGCAGTCAATGACATCTTCGCCATCAAGGGTCACCATTAGTCGCAGAACCCCGTGCATGGAGGGATGGTGCGGCCCCATGTTAATCACCATGGGTTCGGTGCGTGTCTCAAGCGTGGGCATAGATTGCAGTTCCGCTAAAGGGTCAGGTAATGAAAGGCTTCTTCAATAATGCTACACAGGTTTTCTAAGCTTGCCAATTCAAAATTGTTTATGGCTTAGATAACTGTACCATCAGGAATCACGGCATTCTTAATGATCACGACCACACCACTGCGAATGTAAAACCCCTGCTCTTCGCGGTTAGATTCTTCGACATGGTCTTTGTTGATAATTTTGACCTCCCGACCAATACAGGCGTTTTTGTCAATAATGGCTCTACGGATAATACTATTGGCGCCAATCCCCATGGGAATTTTATGTTGCTCTAGGAGAGCGCTGCGCTGTCCTGAGTGCTGGTAAAAGTCAGCCCCCATGAGTAAGGAGTGATCAATGACACAGCCGGATTCAACGCGCGATCGCACTCCCAAGACGGAATGATGGACTTGGCACTCCTTGAGGATACACCCTTCACTGATAATGGATTCGGTGATGTTAGAACTCAGAATTTTGCTGGGGGGCAAGTAGCGGGGGCGGGTATAAATGGGAGCAGCTTCGTCGTAAAAGCTAAAGGGAGGCTGCGGTTGCTGCGTGAGGGCTAGGTTGGCTTCGTAGAAGGAGCCAATGGTACCAATATCTTCCCAGTAGCCGTTAAAGACAAAGGTTTGCACACGGTGAGTACGAGCCGCCGCCGGAATAATTTCTTTGCCAAAGTCGGTGGCATCGGCCAGTTGTTGCAGCAAATCAATTAATACCTGCCGCTTAAACACATAAATGCCCATGGAGGCAATGTAGGGTTTACGGTGGGCGTCTTCGGCGCTGAGGCCATAGCGGGTTGTATCAACACGCATCGATAGCAGAGCCTCCCCTTGGGGTTTTTCGCGGAAGTCTAGCACCCGACCGGTGCCGTCCACTTTGATCAGCCCAAACCCAGAGGCAGCGGCTTCGTCCACCGGCAGCACCGAAAGGGTAATGTCTGCTTGGGTGTCGCGGTGGCGCTGGACAAACTGGCGATAGTCCATGCGGTAGAGGTGATCCCCTGAGAGGATTAGGTACTCGTCCACGTCCCAATCGGCTAACAGCCAGAGGTATTGGCGCACGGCATCGGCAGTGCCCTGGAACCAGTTGGGGTTTTCAGGGGTTTGCTGAGCCGCAAGGACTTCCACAAAACCATCGGTCAGCCCTGCAAAGGTGTAGGTGCGGGCAATATGACGGTTGAGGGAGGCAGAGTTAAATTGGGTCAGGACGTAAATGGTGTTGATTTCGGAATTGATGCAGTTACTGACGGGAATATCGATCAGGCGGTACTTTCCGGCAAGAGGAACGGCAGGCTTGGCACGGCGTTTGGTGAGGGGATAGAGGCGCGTTCCGGCACCGCCTCCAAGAATAATCGCCAAGACTCGTTTCATCAAAAACTCCATCTGAACGGCCACATCAACAGTGTACGCCGTGGTTGGCATTTGATCTCATCTGGCTGTGGTAGTCAGGTTTCGGTAAAGAGTCGCCGCAATGGCATGATAATGATACTTGGTCGTTGATCCCACGCGGGGAGTTGGGCATGGGGTTTGTGGATATGGCGATCGCCCAGTTGGCTGCTGACTACGGGGTTTCTGTAGAGGTGGTCTGTGATTGGTGCGATCGCCTTGGTATTCGCTATACCAGCCCGCAGACGCGCTTGCCCCTAGAAGATGCGAAAGCGATCATTCTGGCGTTGACCACCCCCCCTGCCAGCGATCAACGGGACACACCACCGCAATCGTAAGACCTGCTTTATTGGGAGAACTATGTTAAAGAAATGTGTTTGGCTTGCGGTAGCTCTCTGCCTCTGCCTTTGGCCATTTACCACAGGCACCGCCATGGCTGCTGAACTAACCCCAGAGACGCTGACCGTCCCCCTCAACAGTGAAGGGAAAACGGTGACCCTCACCGAAAAGCAATATCAAGAAGGCAAGCGATTATTCCAGTATGCCTGTGCGTCCTGTCATGTGGGAGGTATCACTAAAACCAATCCTAACCTTGATCTGCGCACGGAAACCTTGGCGCTGGCTACCCCCCCTCGGGATACCATTGAGGGGTTGGTGGACTACATGAAAAACCCCACCACCTACGATGGCGAAGAGGAAATTGCCGAGGTGCACCCCAGCCTGCGCAGTGCGGATATTTTCCCCAAAATGCGTAACCTGACGGAGCAAGATCTAGTGGCGATCGCGGGTCATATTCTCGTTGAGCCGAAAATTCTCGGGGATAAATGGGGTGGCGGCAAAATTTATTACTAACCAATAGACAAGGATTTGTCGAAACTCATGCACCTAACTCGTTTTTGGGCACCGCGCCTAGGATTGCTCCTCCTGCTTGTTATGGTTTGGTGTTGGGGGGCGATCGCGACTCCAGCCGCTGCCAGTGGGGTTGACAATTACGTCATCCAGTACCTGAAAGCAACTGAGGCCATTGAACTGCCCCTCAATGACCGTGGCGATACTCGTGCCTTTACGCCCGAAGATCTCACCCGCGGTAAGCGCCTCTTTGAGGAAAACTGCAAAAACTGTCATGTGGGTGGCACGACCTTACCCAATCCCTTGGTGTCCTTGTCCTTAAAGGACCTCAAGGGAGCCGTGCCGCCTCGGGACAACATTGCGAGCTTAGTGGCGTTTCAGCGCCTGCCCATGTCCTACGATGGCAGCGAAGAAAGCTACTGGTGCCGCCAAGTGAGTGAGGATTGGCTCACCACCAATCAGCTAGAGGATTTGGCGGCCTTTATTTTGCGCGCGGCAGCCGTGGCTCCCGGCTGGGGCACTGAAACCTTCGCCGACAGTGCTCCCTGAGTTGGGAACTTTGCTAAACTTGCCTTTGGTGACGTTTACACTCCTCACAGCGATTCTGACGCATTCCATGAAAGGAGAACTCCGTTGAAAAAACTATTGATCAGTGTTTGCGCCTTGGCGATCGCCACGTTTATGGTGCTGACCCCCGCTGCCGTTGCAGCAGATTTGGCAAATGGCGCAAAAGTCTTTAGTGGGAACTGTGCGGCGTGCCACATGGGTGGTGGCAATGTGGTCATGGCCAACAAAACCCTTAAAAAAGAAGCCCTCGAACAATTTGGCATGAACTCTGAAGATGCCATTATTTACCAAGTGCAACACGGCAAAAACGCTATGCCTGCCTTTGCTGGCCGCTTAACGGACGAGCAAATTCAAGACGTGGCCGCCTACGTGCTGGATCAAGCCGCCAAAGGTTGGGCTGGCTAAGGCTATTTGGCCAATAGCGCTCCTGCACTCTAGGGAAACGCAAATTGGGGAGCACGGGAGAGGGGTCAACTCACGCCCAACTCCCGTTCCCTAGCTAAGAAGTTGAGTGACGAACAAAACGATTTTTCGCAGAATCTTAACAATTCTTGCCTTGACTATCCGTAACCCAGAGAAATCCTTATAATGGTTGAGGCGGGACGTTTGTGTTGTTAATCTTGTTCCACTAAGCAATTATTACGGAATGCACTGTCGCCTTGGCTCTCCTTTAGATTTAGAGTCGTGGCGTTTTTCAGTCGCTACAGCTTAGAACTTGAACAGTGACAACCCTCTGATTTACCGCCTGCTTAAATCAACGTTTCTGTTTTCAGACCCATGCAACAACCCTCCCCTTTTTCCCCAGCCAGCGCTACCACCCTGAATAATGGTTACCATGGACAACCTTGGCTTGTGGAAGAGCGAGATGCCTGTGGCGTTGGCTTTGTCGCCCACCGCAAAGGGATGGCGAGTCACCGAATTGTGGCGCAAGCCCTAGAGGGTCTGATCTGCTTAGAACACCGCGGCGGTTGCAGCGCCGATCGCGACTCTGGGGATGGCGCTGGGATTATGACCGCGATTCCGTGGGAGCTATTACCCGAGTTTGGCATTCCGCGGCAGCGGATTGGGGTAGCCATGATCTTTTTGCCCCAAGGGGCGGCAACGGCAGCGGCAAAAGAAATTGTGGAGCGGGTGCTCAGTCAAAATGAACTGCGGTTGCTCGGCTGGCGCACCGTACCGGTTCACCCTGAAGTTCTGGGTGTACAAGCCAAGCAAAATCAACCTCAAATTGAGCAACTGTTTGTGGCGTCCAGCAGGGCAAGCGGTGACGAGCTAGAGCGGCAGCTATACCTCACCCGTAAGCGTATTGAACGTGCCGTTGCCCAAACCACCGCCGAGTGGCGGCAAGACTTTTACATCTGTTCGTTTTCCACCCGCACCATTGTCTATAAGGGAATGGTGCGCTCAGTGGTGTTAGCTCAGTTTTACGACGACCTGCGCAACCCTAACTACGTCAGCCCGTTTGCCCTGTACCATCGCCGCTTTAGCACCAATACCATGCCGAAGTGGCCTCTGGCACAGCCGATGCGGATGCTGGGTCACAACGGGGAAATTAATACCCTCTTGGGGAATATCAACTGGATGCGGGCACGCCAATCGCAGTTGGCTCATCCCTACTGGCAAGGTGCCTTTGAAGACTTAACCCCAATTGTGAACGCTGACAATAGCGACTCTGCCAATCTGGATAATGTGCTAGAGTTACTGGTGCAATCGGGTCGCCACCCCCTGCACGCCATGATGATGCTGGTGCCGGAGGCTTACCAAAATCAACCGGATCTAGCAGAGCACCCTGAAGTGGTGGACTTTTACGAATACTACAGCGGTATTCAGGAAGCGTGGGATGGGCCTGCGTTGG harbors:
- a CDS encoding glucose-1-phosphate adenylyltransferase; translated protein: MKRVLAIILGGGAGTRLYPLTKRRAKPAVPLAGKYRLIDIPVSNCINSEINTIYVLTQFNSASLNRHIARTYTFAGLTDGFVEVLAAQQTPENPNWFQGTADAVRQYLWLLADWDVDEYLILSGDHLYRMDYRQFVQRHRDTQADITLSVLPVDEAAASGFGLIKVDGTGRVLDFREKPQGEALLSMRVDTTRYGLSAEDAHRKPYIASMGIYVFKRQVLIDLLQQLADATDFGKEIIPAAARTHRVQTFVFNGYWEDIGTIGSFYEANLALTQQPQPPFSFYDEAAPIYTRPRYLPPSKILSSNITESIISEGCILKECQVHHSVLGVRSRVESGCVIDHSLLMGADFYQHSGQRSALLEQHKIPMGIGANSIIRRAIIDKNACIGREVKIINKDHVEESNREEQGFYIRSGVVVIIKNAVIPDGTVI
- a CDS encoding translation initiation factor IF-2 — translated: MGFVDMAIAQLAADYGVSVEVVCDWCDRLGIRYTSPQTRLPLEDAKAIILALTTPPASDQRDTPPQS
- the psbV gene encoding photosystem II cytochrome c-550; amino-acid sequence: MLKKCVWLAVALCLCLWPFTTGTAMAAELTPETLTVPLNSEGKTVTLTEKQYQEGKRLFQYACASCHVGGITKTNPNLDLRTETLALATPPRDTIEGLVDYMKNPTTYDGEEEIAEVHPSLRSADIFPKMRNLTEQDLVAIAGHILVEPKILGDKWGGGKIYY
- the psbV2 gene encoding photosystem II cytochrome PsbV2, with the protein product MHLTRFWAPRLGLLLLLVMVWCWGAIATPAAASGVDNYVIQYLKATEAIELPLNDRGDTRAFTPEDLTRGKRLFEENCKNCHVGGTTLPNPLVSLSLKDLKGAVPPRDNIASLVAFQRLPMSYDGSEESYWCRQVSEDWLTTNQLEDLAAFILRAAAVAPGWGTETFADSAP
- the petJ gene encoding cytochrome c6 PetJ yields the protein MKKLLISVCALAIATFMVLTPAAVAADLANGAKVFSGNCAACHMGGGNVVMANKTLKKEALEQFGMNSEDAIIYQVQHGKNAMPAFAGRLTDEQIQDVAAYVLDQAAKGWAG